ACGCGGGCAGGCGCACCTTCTTCGACGGACCGCGGCACGTACGCGTAGCCGAATTCGCCCATGCTGGCGCGCGCTTCGCCGCCGAAGAATTCCGTCTGGTCGAAGCGCAGCAGGCGGCCGCCCGTCTGCTGCGCGGCGGGTTTGAGATCTTCGTAGATGTGATGCAGAATCCGGTGCGACTGCATGAAGCCGCCCTGGTTGATATACGGCGGCTGGTTGGTGGCGAGCAGTGAATCTTCGGGGTTGTCGGTGACGATGGAGTGACCGGCGGGCACCGTGTCGTCGAACAGGATATCGGCCGATTTCACGCCGAGCAGTTCGTAGAAGCGATGCGTGCACTTCACGACATCCGAATACACGACGCTGTCGCGCGAACCCGTGAACAGATAGATGCGATCGCCTTTGAGGTTCGACAGCGGATCGATCGCGCCGGCCTGTGCGGTGTCATGCGCGAGTTGCGCGAGACGCGGCGCGCTCGGTCCCGTTTGCGGCGTCAACGGGCTCATGCAGATGTATTCGGCGCTTTGAACATAGGCATCCGCAGCGAGCGGCGCGGCGCCGCGAAACGATTCGGAGCAGCGGAACGGTCCGCCCGCAATCACGCCGACGCCCGCAAAGCTGGCGGAATACGCGAGGTGAAATTGCACTGTCATGAACGCGCCAGACGACAAACCGGAAATGGAGCTTTCGCCTTTCCTGACGTTGTAATCGCGCAGTTGAACGATCTCGTTCGCCATCGAAT
This genomic interval from Paraburkholderia sabiae contains the following:
- a CDS encoding extracellular catalytic domain type 2 short-chain-length polyhydroxyalkanoate depolymerase, whose amino-acid sequence is MANEIVQLRDYNVRKGESSISGLSSGAFMTVQFHLAYSASFAGVGVIAGGPFRCSESFRGAAPLAADAYVQSAEYICMSPLTPQTGPSAPRLAQLAHDTAQAGAIDPLSNLKGDRIYLFTGSRDSVVYSDVVKCTHRFYELLGVKSADILFDDTVPAGHSIVTDNPEDSLLATNQPPYINQGGFMQSHRILHHIYEDLKPAAQQTGGRLLRFDQTEFFGGEARASMGEFGYAYVPRSVEEGAPARVHVVLHGCKQGYSYVNYVYGRADISNQAPYGNRYITTTGYNELADSNDIIVLYPQATGADGGGLQNPDGCWDWWGYTSDDPEQPDYYSRDAIQIKALYGMLSRLGG